In one window of Candidatus Latescibacterota bacterium DNA:
- a CDS encoding SIMPL domain-containing protein, whose translation MKRLSMAVIFVMVFYSVPSAAWAQESEKDDPEIVATGAGRVEADPESARVVINIRGFGETVDEAAEVCVSNYTYLLDTLKAAGIRAERIITRHFNSYPEPHRKKRNKIIGYWMVHDSFIDTKDLGEVRKIVDQVLRSGVASASVTWSLSSRADSVRSEALKEATLNAVVEAESMASAAGGVLGELIELTTIYPENPKFPTRNVVEALALKGGIVKRSSITPQKIKVHVSVLGRWRLIGGFEN comes from the coding sequence ATGAAGCGACTGAGCATGGCGGTCATTTTCGTGATGGTTTTTTACTCTGTGCCGAGTGCTGCGTGGGCCCAGGAATCAGAGAAAGATGATCCTGAAATCGTCGCAACCGGGGCTGGCCGGGTCGAGGCCGATCCCGAGAGTGCCAGAGTTGTTATAAACATCAGAGGTTTTGGGGAAACCGTAGACGAAGCAGCTGAAGTCTGCGTCTCAAATTACACGTATCTGCTCGATACTCTTAAGGCTGCAGGCATCAGGGCCGAAAGGATCATTACCCGCCATTTTAATTCATACCCGGAACCTCACAGGAAAAAAAGAAATAAGATTATCGGCTACTGGATGGTTCATGATTCATTCATAGATACTAAGGATCTCGGCGAGGTCAGGAAGATAGTCGACCAGGTACTGCGTTCCGGAGTCGCATCAGCAAGTGTGACCTGGTCGCTTTCATCCAGAGCTGACAGCGTTCGGAGCGAAGCTTTGAAGGAGGCTACCCTGAACGCGGTAGTCGAGGCAGAATCGATGGCTTCAGCAGCAGGAGGTGTTCTTGGAGAGCTGATCGAGCTTACGACCATTTACCCCGAAAACCCAAAATTCCCCACCAGGAATGTAGTCGAAGCATTAGCACTTAAGGGTGGAATAGTAAAACGGTCCTCAATTACACCGCAGAAGATCAAGGTTCACGTATCAGTCCTCGGTCGCTGGAGGCTGATCGGTGGGTTTGAGAACTGA
- a CDS encoding SIMPL domain-containing protein → MKIRRIVSLVSLVIFLAVSPALAEEDARSIVIVTGMGSGSVDPDRIVVSFTLGLVKKTTDEAAEVAVVLYEQVLTALDTVGFGHERVITTNYSVRAQKHPKKRDKYIGFSANHALQVTTSDPDSLDTILEQILRIEGTRIREIRFTSTKLDSIRRVALAKAVRNARADAAVVADAAGGVLGELIEITTHYPDNPTNRRKGGSERISLQSTRAIPTPITPPKISINISVRGRWRFVEKKSDSETVR, encoded by the coding sequence ATGAAGATCAGAAGGATAGTAAGTCTGGTGTCCCTGGTTATTTTTCTCGCCGTGTCCCCTGCGCTGGCCGAAGAGGACGCGAGGTCTATAGTAATAGTCACAGGAATGGGAAGCGGCAGTGTCGATCCAGACAGGATAGTGGTCTCCTTTACACTCGGGCTTGTAAAGAAAACAACGGATGAGGCTGCGGAGGTTGCTGTAGTATTATATGAACAGGTCCTGACCGCTCTTGATACTGTTGGATTTGGACATGAGAGAGTGATTACAACTAATTATAGTGTGAGGGCTCAGAAACATCCCAAGAAACGAGATAAATATATCGGATTCAGCGCGAATCACGCTCTTCAAGTGACAACTTCCGATCCTGACAGTCTTGACACCATCCTGGAACAGATACTGAGGATCGAGGGAACGAGGATCCGTGAAATCAGGTTCACTTCGACAAAACTCGACAGTATACGTCGTGTTGCTCTAGCCAAAGCTGTCAGAAATGCGCGCGCTGATGCTGCTGTCGTAGCCGATGCGGCTGGTGGTGTCCTGGGTGAACTGATAGAGATTACGACTCATTATCCCGACAACCCCACTAACAGGCGAAAAGGCGGTTCCGAGCGGATTTCTCTGCAATCCACAAGAGCTATCCCCACACCGATCACTCCGCCGAAAATATCGATCAACATATCGGTCCGCGGTAGGTGGAGGTTCGTCGAGAAGAAATCAGACAGCGAGACGGTCCGGTAG